A DNA window from Malus domestica chromosome 12, GDT2T_hap1 contains the following coding sequences:
- the LOC103430256 gene encoding GDSL esterase/lipase At5g45670-like: protein MHVEIMKPFLWVVPILLLVSILHYSCFVDGAPQVPCYFIFGDSLSDSGNNNGLLTLAKANYKPYGIDFPRGPTGRFSNGRNLVDVIAELLGFSHYIPPFAAAIGWKILHGVNYASGAAGIRDESGRNQGMRVTFNKQLVNHQNIVRQIVSLQGNNNSAAIQYLGKCIYTVTIGSNDYINNYFMPRLYSTSRQFTSEQYAGVLIQQYSGQIKTLYNSGARKIALFGLGTIGSIPFEVAMCNRSTNNVSLCSDNMNSAVQVFNARLQSLVDDLNSNLTDAKFTYIDFYGIGLSSAAASLGSVIFDAPCCEVVRETGLCVPFNTPCQNRTQYSFWDAIHPSESSNVVLGGRAYNATLPTDAVPFDINQLAQA from the exons ATGCACGTAGAAATTATGAAGCCATTTTTGTGGGTGGTCCCAATTTTGTTGTTGGTTTCAATCTTACATTATTCTTGTTTTGTTGATGGGGCACCACAAGTTCCATGTTACTTCATATTTGGAGACTCATTATCTGACAGTGGAAACAACAATGGCCTTTTAACGTTGGCTAAAGCAAATTATAAACCCTACGGCATTGATTTTCCAAGAGGTCCAACCGGAAGGTTTTCCAATGGACGTAATTTGGTTGATGTTATTG CTGAATTACTAGGCTTTAGTCATTACATTCCACCTTTTGCTGCTGCAATAGGATGGAAAATACTCCACGGTGTGAATTACGCATCCGGTGCAGCAGGTATTCGTGATGAATCGGGACGGAACCAG GGTATGAGAGTAACCTTTAATAAGCAGTTGGTGAATCACCAAAACATAGTAAGACAGATTGTTTCCCTTCAGGGAAATAATAATTCAGCAGCTATCCAGTACCTGGGAAAGTGCATATATACAGTTACAATTGGCAGTAATGACTACATTAACAACTACTTTATGCCAAGGTTATACTCAACTAGCCGCCAATTTACCTCTGAGCAATATGCAGGAGTTCTTATTCAACAGTATTCTGGGCAAATAAAA ACGTTGTACAATTCTGGGGCAAGAAAGATAGCCCTTTTCGGGCTCGGTACAATTGGTTCTATACCCTTTGAAGTGGCTATGTGCAATCGCAGCACAAACAACGTCTCTTTATGCTCAGATAACATGAACAGTGCAGTCCAAGTTTTCAACGCAAGGCTTCAATCACTTGTCGATGACCTTAACAGCAACCTAACCGACGCTAAGTTCACTTATATAGATTTCTACGGGATTGGATTATCCAGTGCCGCTGCATCTCTTG GTTCTGTGATTTTTGATGCACCATGCTGTGAGGTGGTACGTGAGACCGGGCTATGCGTCCCCTTCAATACCCCATGCCAAAACAGGACTCAGTATTCCTTTTGGGATGCAATCCATCCTAGTGAGAGTTCAAATGTTGTTCTAGGCGGAAGAGCATACAATGCCACGCTTCCTACTGATGCTGTTCCATTTGATATTAATCAGCTAGCTCAAGCGTAA